One stretch of Pararhizobium qamdonense DNA includes these proteins:
- a CDS encoding acetolactate synthase 3 large subunit — MSGTDNQTDANQMTGAEIVLQALRDNGVEHIFGYPGGAVLPIYDEIFQQDDIQHILVRHEQGAGHMAEGYARSTGKVGVMLVTSGPGATNAVTPLQDALMDSIPLVCLTGQVPTSLIGSDAFQECDTVGITRPCTKHNWLVKDVNELASIIHEAFRIAQSGRPGPVVVDIPKDVQFATGTYTPPSAAKVQKSYQPKLQGDMRQIEQAVEMMKGARRPVIYSGGGVINSGPEASKLLRELVELTNFPITSTLMGLGAYPASGENWLGMLGMHGTFEANMAMHDCDVMVCIGARFDDRITGRLNAFSPNSKKIHIDIDPSSINKTVRVDVPIIGDIGNVLDDMVRVWRASAKDADKTRLKEWWDGIARWRGRNSLAYKMNDDVIMPQYAIQRLYELTKHRDTYITTEVGQHQMWAAQFFGFEEPNRWMTSGGLGTMGYGFPAAIGVQVAHPDALVIDIAGDASIQMCIQEMSCAVQHNLPVKIFVLNNQYMGMVRQWQQLLHGNRLSNSYTEAMPDFVKLAEAYGGVGIRCDKPADLDAAIKQMIDSPAPVIFDCRVANLANCFPMIPSGKAHNEMLLPDEATDEAVANAIDAKGRALV; from the coding sequence ATGAGCGGTACAGACAACCAGACGGATGCAAACCAGATGACAGGGGCGGAAATTGTTCTTCAGGCATTGAGGGACAATGGTGTGGAGCATATTTTCGGTTATCCGGGCGGTGCCGTCCTGCCGATCTATGATGAAATCTTCCAGCAGGACGATATCCAGCACATTCTCGTCCGCCACGAGCAGGGTGCCGGCCACATGGCCGAAGGGTATGCCCGCTCGACCGGCAAGGTCGGCGTCATGCTGGTGACGTCCGGTCCGGGTGCGACCAATGCGGTCACGCCGCTGCAGGATGCGCTGATGGACTCAATTCCGCTGGTTTGCCTGACCGGCCAGGTTCCGACATCGCTGATCGGCTCGGATGCTTTCCAGGAATGCGACACTGTCGGCATCACGCGGCCCTGCACCAAGCACAATTGGCTGGTCAAGGACGTCAACGAGCTGGCCAGCATCATCCACGAGGCCTTCCGTATCGCCCAGTCCGGCCGTCCGGGTCCGGTCGTCGTCGATATTCCGAAGGATGTTCAGTTCGCCACCGGCACCTATACGCCGCCATCGGCTGCGAAGGTCCAGAAGAGCTACCAGCCGAAGCTGCAGGGCGACATGCGCCAGATCGAGCAGGCGGTCGAGATGATGAAGGGCGCGCGCCGTCCAGTCATCTATTCCGGCGGCGGTGTTATCAATTCCGGCCCGGAAGCCTCCAAGCTGTTGCGCGAACTGGTCGAACTGACCAATTTCCCGATCACGTCGACGCTGATGGGCCTGGGCGCCTATCCGGCATCGGGCGAGAACTGGCTGGGCATGCTGGGCATGCACGGCACGTTCGAGGCCAATATGGCGATGCACGACTGCGACGTCATGGTCTGTATCGGTGCCCGCTTCGACGACCGCATCACCGGCCGCCTCAATGCGTTTTCGCCGAATTCCAAGAAGATCCATATCGATATCGACCCGTCCTCGATCAACAAGACGGTTCGCGTCGATGTTCCGATCATCGGCGATATCGGCAATGTTCTGGACGACATGGTGCGCGTCTGGCGCGCCTCGGCCAAGGATGCCGACAAGACGCGTCTGAAAGAATGGTGGGACGGCATCGCCCGCTGGCGCGGCCGCAATTCGCTCGCCTACAAGATGAACGATGATGTCATCATGCCGCAATATGCCATTCAGCGCCTGTATGAGCTGACCAAGCATCGCGACACCTACATCACCACCGAGGTTGGCCAGCACCAGATGTGGGCGGCCCAGTTTTTCGGCTTCGAGGAGCCCAACCGCTGGATGACCTCGGGCGGCCTCGGCACGATGGGCTACGGCTTCCCGGCGGCGATCGGCGTTCAGGTTGCGCATCCCGATGCGCTCGTCATCGATATTGCGGGCGACGCCTCGATCCAGATGTGCATCCAGGAAATGTCCTGCGCCGTGCAGCATAATCTGCCGGTCAAGATCTTCGTCCTGAATAACCAGTATATGGGCATGGTGCGCCAGTGGCAGCAGTTGCTGCATGGCAACCGCCTGTCCAATTCCTACACCGAAGCCATGCCCGACTTCGTCAAGCTGGCCGAGGCCTATGGCGGCGTCGGCATCCGCTGCGACAAGCCGGCCGATCTCGATGCTGCCATAAAGCAGATGATCGACAGCCCGGCGCCGGTGATCTTCGATTGCCGCGTCGCCAATCTCGCCAACTGCTTCCCGATGATCCCGTCGGGCAAGGCGCATAACGAGATGTTGCTGCCGGACGAAGCCACGGACGAAGCGGTCGCAAATGCGATCGACGCCAAGGGCCGCGCACTGGTTTGA
- a CDS encoding LysE family translocator, protein MQAETLLALFLFAFTTSITPGPNNMMLFASGVNFGFARTIPHMFGIGAGFLTLLIAVGLGLGALLHSVPMLYTGLKFAGGAYLVWIAWKIGTSRTLADGKAGAVPMTFLQAAAFQWINPKAWVMAVTAMATYTSEQSYITSVFIVGAIFAIVNVPSVSTWAGFGSALRQWLSKPVRLKWFNITMAVLLVLSLWPMLR, encoded by the coding sequence ATGCAGGCCGAGACGCTTCTGGCGTTGTTTCTTTTTGCGTTCACCACATCGATCACGCCGGGTCCGAACAACATGATGCTGTTCGCCTCCGGCGTCAATTTCGGCTTTGCGCGCACCATTCCGCACATGTTCGGCATCGGCGCCGGGTTTTTGACTTTGCTGATTGCCGTCGGCCTTGGGCTGGGTGCGCTGCTGCATTCCGTGCCGATGCTCTATACGGGACTGAAATTTGCAGGCGGTGCCTATCTCGTGTGGATCGCCTGGAAGATCGGGACGTCGCGGACGCTGGCGGACGGCAAGGCAGGAGCGGTGCCGATGACCTTCCTGCAGGCGGCGGCGTTCCAGTGGATCAATCCCAAGGCCTGGGTCATGGCAGTGACGGCGATGGCGACCTATACGAGCGAGCAGAGCTACATAACGAGCGTGTTCATCGTCGGTGCCATCTTTGCGATCGTCAATGTGCCCAGCGTTTCGACCTGGGCCGGATTTGGTTCCGCTTTGCGGCAATGGTTGTCAAAGCCGGTGCGGCTGAAATGGTTCAACATCACCATGGCGGTCTTGCTCGTTCTCAGTCTTTGGCCGATGCTGCGTTAA
- a CDS encoding aldo/keto reductase — protein MQRPVPTTSLPSGKAVPVIGQGTWHMGERKASAADEAKCLRHGLDLGMTLIDTAEMYADGGAERIVGEAIKGRRNDAFLVSKVLPTNASLNGTIKACEASLKRLGTDHIDLYLLHWRGRYRLAETVEAFETLRQSGKIGAWGVSNFDADDMDELLAVPEGGNAAANQVLYNLARRGIEYDLLKDSRARGIPVMAYSPLDEGRLLRHPDLIHIAKAHQATVAQVALAFLIRNPGVIVIPKTAMPERVRENRAAVEVQLTAEDLATLDKAFPPPGRKMPLEMI, from the coding sequence ATGCAACGCCCCGTTCCCACCACATCCCTTCCCTCAGGCAAGGCCGTCCCCGTCATCGGCCAGGGGACCTGGCATATGGGCGAACGCAAGGCGAGCGCCGCTGACGAAGCCAAGTGCCTGCGCCATGGCCTTGATCTCGGCATGACGCTGATCGACACTGCCGAGATGTATGCCGATGGTGGCGCCGAACGGATTGTTGGTGAAGCCATCAAGGGCCGCAGAAACGATGCCTTCCTCGTCAGCAAGGTCCTGCCCACCAATGCCAGCCTGAACGGCACGATCAAGGCCTGCGAAGCTAGCCTGAAGAGGCTCGGCACCGATCATATCGATCTCTACCTTCTGCATTGGCGCGGCCGCTACAGGCTCGCAGAAACCGTCGAAGCCTTCGAGACCCTGCGCCAGTCCGGCAAGATCGGCGCCTGGGGTGTTTCCAATTTCGATGCCGATGATATGGACGAATTGCTCGCCGTCCCCGAGGGCGGCAATGCCGCAGCCAACCAGGTGCTCTATAATCTCGCCCGCCGTGGCATCGAATATGATCTGTTGAAGGACAGTAGGGCTCGTGGAATTCCGGTGATGGCCTATTCACCGCTCGACGAGGGTCGGCTGTTGCGCCATCCCGATCTCATTCATATCGCCAAGGCCCATCAGGCAACGGTGGCGCAGGTCGCGCTTGCCTTCCTGATCCGCAATCCCGGCGTCATCGTGATCCCGAAGACCGCCATGCCGGAACGTGTGCGCGAAAACCGGGCAGCCGTTGAGGTCCAGCTGACGGCCGAGGACCTGGCCACCCTCGACAAAGCCTTCCCGCCCCCCGGCAGAAAGATGCCGCTGGAGATGATCTGA
- the nthA gene encoding nitrile hydratase subunit alpha — translation MHDHDDHDHDHHDNHFSGIQARVKALETVLTQKGLIDPAAIDVIVETYETKIGPRNGARVVAKAWSEPEFADWLRRDATAAIASLGYTGRQGEHMRAVFNTADTHNLVVCTLCSCYPWSVLGLPPVWYKAPPYRARAVIDPRGVLEEFGVRLSDAKKIRVWDSTAELRYIVIPERPAGTGGLDQEALADLVTRDSMIGTGLAIPAGEAR, via the coding sequence ATGCACGATCACGACGATCACGATCACGATCACCACGACAACCATTTCTCCGGCATCCAGGCCCGGGTGAAGGCGCTCGAGACCGTTTTGACGCAGAAAGGGCTGATCGATCCGGCGGCGATCGATGTTATCGTCGAGACCTATGAAACGAAGATCGGCCCGCGCAATGGCGCCCGTGTCGTTGCCAAGGCCTGGAGCGAGCCGGAGTTTGCCGACTGGCTGCGCCGCGATGCGACGGCGGCGATTGCCAGTCTTGGTTATACTGGACGCCAGGGCGAGCATATGCGGGCCGTATTCAATACGGCGGACACGCATAACCTCGTCGTCTGCACTTTGTGTTCCTGCTACCCCTGGTCTGTGCTGGGTCTGCCGCCCGTCTGGTACAAGGCGCCGCCCTACCGCGCGCGCGCGGTGATCGATCCGCGCGGCGTGCTTGAGGAGTTCGGCGTAAGACTTTCCGATGCCAAGAAAATCCGTGTCTGGGATTCGACGGCGGAGCTCCGCTATATCGTCATTCCCGAACGCCCTGCGGGCACCGGAGGTCTCGATCAGGAGGCGCTTGCCGATCTCGTCACGCGCGATTCGATGATCGGCACGGGCCTCGCGATACCGGCGGGAGAGGCACGATGA
- a CDS encoding bestrophin-like domain produces MPDLIVLILDGLAFVAGALVIVFGSYFAARACLNPGLESDRTHDAAATIAVRIAALHGLILALVYAQALGDYKGIRNNLMEEAVAISDVFNDAGRYGGPVVAPVQKGLSSYVVTVVGEEWDMLGRRQGLSPKAWALWNDVYEHLLDLEPQTDRQRYLSNRMRDRAASIARFREIREQTAAGGFEGMFWAPAVIGLCLLSIPFYVYRPNRTHLFLLSIFGAYSGVVLFFIFAFSNPFGQPGGLDPVAFQNLLRGDMGNGLPPAATN; encoded by the coding sequence ATGCCGGACCTGATTGTCTTGATCCTCGACGGGCTTGCATTCGTCGCCGGCGCTCTAGTGATCGTGTTCGGGTCTTATTTTGCGGCGCGCGCCTGTCTCAATCCCGGATTGGAAAGCGACCGGACCCATGACGCGGCAGCGACCATCGCCGTGCGGATCGCCGCTTTACACGGTTTGATCCTGGCGCTGGTCTATGCGCAGGCACTCGGCGACTACAAGGGCATCCGCAACAATCTGATGGAGGAAGCCGTGGCGATATCGGATGTGTTCAACGATGCCGGACGGTATGGCGGCCCAGTGGTCGCTCCCGTCCAGAAGGGGCTGTCAAGCTATGTTGTCACCGTCGTTGGGGAGGAATGGGACATGCTGGGCCGGCGTCAGGGCCTGTCGCCGAAAGCGTGGGCGCTGTGGAACGACGTGTATGAGCATCTGCTCGACCTGGAGCCGCAAACCGACCGGCAGCGTTATCTCAGCAATCGAATGCGCGACCGGGCAGCGTCGATTGCACGCTTTCGCGAGATCCGTGAGCAAACGGCGGCGGGCGGCTTTGAGGGCATGTTCTGGGCACCGGCGGTGATCGGGCTCTGCCTTTTGTCCATCCCGTTCTATGTCTATCGTCCAAACCGGACGCATCTGTTTCTGCTGTCGATTTTCGGCGCCTATTCCGGCGTCGTACTTTTCTTCATTTTCGCTTTTTCCAACCCGTTCGGGCAACCGGGAGGACTGGACCCCGTCGCCTTCCAAAATCTGTTGCGCGGCGACATGGGCAACGGCCTGCCGCCGGCAGCAACAAACTGA
- a CDS encoding AbrB/MazE/SpoVT family DNA-binding domain-containing protein, protein MTKITISKWGNSSAIRLPKAAMDELGLVDGDTIDLTVRNGQAILEKKRLQLAPPLTEMIAEMDRLGWENEPSTVDWGPDVGSERISDHD, encoded by the coding sequence ATGACCAAGATTACAATCTCTAAATGGGGAAACAGTTCCGCCATCAGGCTGCCGAAGGCGGCCATGGACGAACTCGGCCTCGTGGATGGCGACACGATAGATCTGACGGTACGCAACGGTCAGGCTATTCTTGAAAAGAAACGGCTGCAACTCGCTCCACCCTTGACGGAAATGATCGCTGAAATGGATCGCCTCGGTTGGGAGAATGAGCCCAGCACCGTCGATTGGGGTCCTGATGTAGGGTCTGAGCGCATTTCAGACCATGACTGA
- the ilvN gene encoding acetolactate synthase small subunit, with translation MNAHLQPTGSAYFIAKETEKAENHTLSVLVDNEPGVLARVIGLFSGRGYNIESLTVSETEHQSHLSRITIVTRGTPHVLEQIKAQLERIVPVHRVVDLTVRAAELGHDRPIEREVALVKVSGQGESRAETLRLADAFHAKVIDATLEHFILEITGKSSKIDQFVAIMKPLGVLEVCRTGIAAMNRGPQGM, from the coding sequence ATGAACGCACATCTTCAGCCGACCGGCTCCGCCTATTTCATCGCCAAGGAAACCGAAAAGGCGGAAAACCACACGCTATCGGTTCTCGTCGACAATGAACCGGGCGTCCTTGCCCGCGTCATCGGCCTGTTTTCCGGCCGTGGCTACAATATCGAAAGCCTGACGGTGTCGGAGACCGAGCACCAGTCGCATCTGTCGCGCATCACCATCGTTACGCGCGGCACGCCGCATGTGCTGGAACAGATCAAGGCACAGCTGGAACGCATCGTTCCGGTCCACCGCGTCGTCGATTTGACCGTGCGCGCTGCCGAACTTGGCCACGACCGGCCGATCGAGCGTGAAGTGGCGCTGGTCAAGGTCAGCGGCCAGGGCGAAAGCCGTGCCGAAACCCTGCGTCTGGCCGATGCCTTCCATGCCAAGGTGATCGATGCGACGCTGGAGCATTTCATCCTCGAAATCACCGGCAAGTCCTCCAAGATCGACCAGTTCGTGGCGATCATGAAGCCGCTCGGCGTGCTTGAAGTCTGCCGCACCGGGATCGCGGCGATGAACCGTGGCCCGCAGGGGATGTGA
- a CDS encoding type II toxin-antitoxin system PemK/MazF family toxin — MTDRIPAAGDIYLANLDPTKGSEQSGIRPVLIISSSLMHQRSQRVIVCPITSNMQVWTTKVALPAGLKTSGMVLTDQIRTVDKTERLLRYIETAPADFVTIVRSYVGRLLELDVPPHAQ, encoded by the coding sequence ATGACTGACAGAATCCCGGCCGCAGGCGATATTTACCTTGCTAATCTCGACCCGACAAAAGGAAGCGAGCAATCCGGCATTCGGCCCGTCCTGATCATTTCGTCCAGCCTTATGCATCAACGATCGCAGCGAGTGATCGTTTGCCCGATCACGAGCAATATGCAGGTGTGGACGACGAAGGTGGCGTTGCCGGCCGGCTTGAAAACCTCCGGCATGGTTCTGACCGACCAAATCCGTACCGTGGACAAAACCGAAAGGCTGCTGCGGTACATTGAAACCGCTCCAGCCGATTTCGTCACGATCGTTCGCAGCTATGTCGGCCGATTGCTCGAACTCGACGTCCCACCACATGCGCAATGA